CATTCTTTTTCTCTACAGCAGTTGAACAAACCGCAAAACCCTTGACTAATCTGCCTTTGCTTGAAGCTCAAGCCGAGAAAATTGCTCatagcaataaaaatgaaataaaaagtgGGTCAACTCCGCGCAGTATGCAAATTGATCTGATGAAATAACGCAGCTGAACAATTCTACGCCCGACCGATTTATTAACCTGGAAATTGTATTGTCTCTTGTTTTCGGCAGGCACAACAAACATGAATCTCATAACGACCGCCTTGCTGGCGGTAGCGCTTCTGACGGTGGTCACCAAAGCCGATGAGTGGAACTGGTTGAATAATGGCGAATCGCTGATGGAAGATTTGGTCCGGGAGAAGCGACAGGGCGCGAATGTTACCGACGTTGCCGATGAAGATATTCTGAACTTCATTCTGGACAGTGGCCGGCAGGGACGAAGTCTGGAAGGATTCGATGAGGTCTACAGCGACCCCTCGGTTCAGGAAGCGCTGCAGAAAAGCGATGACACCGAAGCTAGGAATATCATCAAGGAGAAGCTGTGCGCTCTCGGGTTGATGCAATGCGATGGAGAGCTGATCGACGGTAGACGGCCTTATCTGAATCCACAGAATTTAATCTATGCTCAACCCGTTGCGTTGAAGCCCGTTGGCCGTCCGATTGCTACAATTCCGGTGAGGGGACCTCCTGGACCACCAGCTCCCGGTCCTCAGTACCAACCTCAATCACAGAAGCCTCATCAGGGACCTTACGGACCTCCTCAACCGATGCCACTTCCACGACCTCAACAGAAGGTTGGATTCGCCTCTCAGCAAGTCCCCTTCAACGGTCCAAACTCGTTCAATGGGCCATCGTATAGTGGACCATCTTACAATGGACCATCATATAGTGGACCCGGACCTTTCCCATCGTACGCCTCCAAACCACCAGGTCCAATCTACGAGGGACCCGAAATTCCCTACGAGTTTGAAACACCCAACAAACCTGGCGTCATCATCTCGGAAGGACTTCCCATTGCTGGTAAACCTGCCGTGGAACAACACATTCATCACCATTACCACCACATTGAAGGAGGAACTGCCGACAAGACCGTTGCTGTGAAGTCGCCGGACATAATCACTGGATCTGCTGTTGGTGGTAGTTCAAGCAGCAACCTGTACTCCTCAAGCTCTAATAACAATCTGTTCAGCTCAACTTATGGATCATCTAACGGCGGATTCAGCCCCTCGGGTGGTAAGGACTTTGACTATCAAGATCTCCGAGGATCCAACAGCCAAGGTTTCGCTCAGCAATACGCTAGCTATGCCTCACAAACCAAACCGGTTGGTAGCAGCATCTACAACCAAGGACCTTCGACATTCGGTAGCTCCGACAACACAATCTACGGAACCAGCAGCAATAGCAACAACAATGGCTTCAACGGCTTAAGCGGAAGCTACCAGCAGTCTAGTCACGCGTCCAACCCGAACTTGTATAAAAAAGAACTCAACGTTAACGGAGCAGCTGGCTTAAACAGCTTCGGTGCAGACTACAGCAAATACAGCCAACAGTACAACGGACAGTACAGCAACAACCAGTTCAATCAGCAACAATTCGGCTCCAGCGGCCAAAGCCAGTACGCCGGCAATAACCAATACGGATCCAGTGGTCAGTTCGGAGGAGCTGCCAATAACCGTTTCGAAGATTGTATCTGTGTGCCATACGAACAGTGTCCTGCACAGGATGTCGTGGGACGTCGTGATGATTTGATACTGCCGCTGGACCCGCGTAACCTCAAAACCGATATCGAAGCCGAAATCGAGAAGGTTGTCATTACCGATGGAAACGGAACGATGACCATTGTCCATGTGCCGAAGAACGCAACCGTTGCACAAGCTCGCTCGGCAAACGTTACCGAAACTGCCGAAAAGAAGGTGACCAAACGGGACACCACTGCTTCGAAGAAATCCGATGATGACAAAGCCACTGGTGAAGCGGTAGGTATCTTTTTCTCTACAATCTGTTATGGATTAACCCTTAATGATAACTCTTCAAAATTCTACTATAAAATACTATAAACATTTGGCAAACTAAAAGGAATTACTCggattttaaccttccaaaaaaccttaacCCTAGCTATAGAAAAGATGTTTCTTGTACCACACCCGCTTTGTTTGTACCCTCACCAAGTTGTAAAGTTCAAAGGACACACCAGACTAAAAGACCTCCAACAAATCAATACACGTCTCGATTAAACACTAAAACAATACATCTcgacattaaataaaaaaagctttGGCTTCGCTCACAATCAACCAACCAACCAATCAACCAACAACGGACTAAGCTATCAATGTACTACAAGCTCTCGCGAGATCACTCCCCGACTAGGTGTGTGTGTCCCTCAGAAGGCAgtagcaaaaccaaaaaaaacggCACCCGGTCTAAAATTTGGCCTATTTAATTGTATTGTTTTAGCGTTTATTGGGAGGTGGTCACCATGGtgaaggaggaggaggaggtgGAAAGAAAGTTGTTCCTACCTTTGGAGTGTCCTTCGGTCTTCCCGTGCCTTCGTATCCCCCGAATCCTTTCGGTCCCCATCCCGGTGTAAATCCCTACTTTGGTTCTATCGGCTACAACGGTCTTAACCTGGGGCTTGTTAATGTCAACCCGCTGTTCTCATTCCAAGTCACCAAGGATGAGTACGGCGATAAGGTGGTCAAACCATTGGTTAATCTGCATGTTACTCCTACCGAAAATATTGTCCATAAAGTAGGAAGCCTTCTTGCTCACAAGAAACAAAACATCCTGCATGTGTTTAATCAGCATGACCATGTTCACAATCACTACGGTTATCCCCCACCACCTCCAATCTACCGGCCTCCTCATGGACCACCCCCGTTCGTAAACGGCCCACCGCATTCCTTCGGTCCTCCACATTCATTCGGTCCTACAGGACCTAACCTAATCTTCACAAAACCTCCTGGTCCAGTGTATTCGGGACCTCCTGGACCAATTTACAACCGACCACCGGGTCCTCCTTTCATCCCCAACGGTCCACCACCTCCCTACTACGGTCCAGGTCCTCGACCACCTTTCTACCGTGACGCCTCTCCCGGTTCCGACGTTGAGCTCGACTACGATCCAACCGAGGTCGGAAGAACGGCTAACGTCAGCCTTCAACAGCAAGCCGCCTTTGGCACACCCTTCAACTACCAGTCCATCTATCCCCAAAACCAACCGGGCCAGCTAAACGATAACCGAATTGACTACGCTAGACAGTATCAAAACTATCAGCACGGCAATAACGCTAGACTTCCGCCCACTCAGACCATTCCGACACCCGCGCCGGGACATTCCGAAGGTAGCAACATCGTTAGTTTCCCACGCAGTCGTCGCTCGACCGACGTCTCCGTACCGGATTCGCTAGAACCCCAAGAAACGTTAGCCATTGTTGAGGGCAACCGAGGTCCCGCAGAGCAGGTTGAGGTACAAGAAAAATCTATTACAGCTGAAAAGGTAAGCTAGGCCCCATTATTTTTCCCTCGGCCGTTTTCGTAGATTTCATAGAAACCAAGTATGCAGAATACTGAGATTTTGTTTATCCGTTAACAGCGTCAAGCATACTACGGTGCCAGACCCCAGCANNNNNNNNNNNNNNNNNNNNNNNNNNNNNNNNNNNNNNNNNNNNNNNNNNNNNNNNNNNNNNNNNNNNNNNNNNNNNNNNNNNNNNNNNNNNNNNNNNNNNNNNNNNNNNNNNNNNNNNNNNNNNNNNNNNNNNNNNNNNNNNNNNNNNNNNNNNNNNNNNNNNNNNNNNNNNNNNNNNNNNNNNNNNNNNNNNNNNNNNNNNNNNNNNNNNNNNNNNNNNNNNNNNNNNNNNNNNNNNNNNNNNNNNNNNNNNNNNNNNNNNNNNNNNNNNNNNNNNNNNNNNNNNNNNNNNNNNNNNNNNNNNNNNNNNNNNNNNNNNNNNNNNNNNNNNNNNNNNNNNNNNNNNNNNNNNNNNNNNNNNNNNNNNNNNNNNNNNNNNNNNNNNNNNNNNNNNNNNNNNNNNNNNNNNNNNNNNNNNNNNNNNNNNNNNNNNNNNNNNNNNNNNNNNNNNNNNNNNNNNNNNNNNNNNNNNNNNNNNNNNNNNNNNNNNNNNNNNNNNATTAATTAACAATTTCCTAGCCATCAGGCATCCTATCTCACTCAAAATGTAAGCCATTGGAGGAATATCGCTAATCATATCCAATGTTTCTTTTCTTCCATTCTATTGCCAatcgattatttcaaatttcaaataatattttcaacaacTGACAAAACATTAAACCCCATGATATAATATAGCCGACTATGAAAAGTTGCATATTTTACAACGGTTCCAAACTCGACCAATGTAAGCTTGTAAGGTGCTCCCATAGATCCGAAAGATGCGTTAGACTCATTTCAATCAACCATAAGATAGTGTGTAGTATGTGCAAAACGATATTCACAAGGTACTTTCTCACGCTGCACTGTTTTAGACTATACATGTCTTAGATTGCTTGCAAATCGACTACATCTCTCAATATTGATGGACGAATAGcattgtaggtatattttgctTGCTACCGTATTGCATTGGACAGTTAGTCCGTTAATCACTTAACTACAgcttaatttttgtgtttgtgAAACTCGATGTCTCACttatgttttatattttctggcatgattttataatatgtTTATGCATAGTAATTCGCAATTTCCTAAGATGTTCATGGTTTTTCATGAGCATTCTGTCGTTATTCCGCGACACCTTTTATTCATTGACACCAAAGGCACGTTGATCCGCAACGAGTGCAATTCAGAGGAAGGCCCAATGTTATATACTTAAGTCCTCTTCAACCGCCCGTGTTAACCTCTTGTTGAGAACGTATCAGTGAGGGATTCGATGTTGTTGAAGCTATTCGCGGGCTAGAAAGAAATTAAAAGCAGTGGACTAAACACAAATTAGAACGCTGGGATTCAGAAAATGCATGTGCTTTTTTCACGCTGCTTCTAATATTAGGTACTTACCAATTTTGTAAAGTCTAagcaaagtttaaattttataacttttgtttACTTACTAATATATGTGGTACTTCTATAATCCATTTTCATAACTGCAAAAGTAGAtgagtttttatatttatttcattcattcaagCATGCACCTTTTTACTTCAAATGAATTTGACACTTTAGGTTTAAGTTTTAGacaatttggaattttgtttctaaattcaCGAACAAGTAGAGCTTTCTTACAAATGTGTTACTTCACTGTCCCATTTAGGCAATCCACACATCCCTCCGTCTATGATAGTAGCCAAGATAATGGAACGTTTTCAGGAGAACGATCGAGGTCGCTTGGTGCGAGGAGTTCGGTCTCAGAAAGATCGAAACGGGTCGGTTGATCTGTTATCCACATCAATGCCGGCCGGACCTGGCCACGTTGACAGTTTCAACTCTTCTGGACCACCATCGCCAATACCGATTCCACGCCATTCTTCTCTTGCCTCTTAGACCCACTTTAGAAAATGTATTTGTCACCTGTTCTcttcaattttatatattttcctaGTTTACAAACTCTCACAGGACTGCAGGCAATCAACTATTCGTAATCTCTCGAACTTTATACGACCATACAAATATACTTATTTTGGAAAATGTCTTTTTAAACTTCTCTACACTATTTACACTTTTTCTAGAAGTTTAAGTTTTGAAGGCATTCCCCCACTTTGAGGTAGGAAAACAGTATTTTCATACATCCCATGTCACGAGCTCACGTTTGAATATCTGATAATATAATCCTCATTTCAGGCGACAATTAGCTAATAAAAATGTTGCACTTTTATAATGCATAAATGTCTTAAAACCATCACTTTAAAGCTTtaagaacaatttaaaaaaacatatcgCTAGATATACCTATATTTATCTCGACAGAACTGTTCGAGGAAAGACAATTCACTCAATCGATAGATTTTGCTCTTTGGAACCCCCTTTTTTAATCTGACCAGGAAAAAAGTCTGTAacctaaaattttaacaattcacGTTAGGTCATTTTACAGGGAAACGCAATGGTTTCCTAGAATAGCAACAGCATGCAATTACTTCGTGCGGAAAACTGATCAGATATTTTTGAGAATCTCTGGAAAAGGTATTTACACATTAAATAGATTTGTACCTTCAAATCCTGTTAGCtgattataaaaatgtataaaacatATCTTGACAGTCATTCAGTGAAGGTGAGAATATCACAGCCTTGATTTCTAAGTACATTAATTTATCATGAAACCCGTTTTTTTATGTTCGGGTAAAGTTTACTgagttagtaagtaagtaagtatttatttttatggaaTGTTCTAACAAATGGCCGACCGAATACGAGATACCTATCGTATTTTCGCTGTACGCGAGTGTGCTCTACTCGAGGCTAGGTCGTTGTGTGGTGCAACATTGACAAGTTATTTTAACAGTTTTCTGATTTCCTCGTTTCGAATTTAATTTACTTTCAGTAATGTTTCTGTTCGAAGAATTCCTCACACTTTTTCCTCCTCCGATATTCCTTTGTTCAAGCGATTCTTCGGAATTTAAGGCCAACTGCTGCTAACTTGGGATAAACTATTCTGAACGTCATGCGCATATTCTTTGGATTAATCCATATCCACATAAATCCACGCTCATTTGAAGTTAATACTTAACACTTTTATGTGTTTGAAGGTTAAACCAAGTAGTAAAGGATTTCTCAACAAAATGATAGGTCAATAAAATAATGTTACATTCAATTCGAGTAATACATTTATTtaggaaaaacagaaaaataatgaaactcgATACATTCGTATTTTGTTCTACAATATCTGGAGACACGTTCCTCTGGTTATACTAAGCACAGTAATTCACAATCAACACGTACAAGCGCGTACAACTACACGAGCACTACCAGTTGTAGATAAATTTAATTCAGTCAACATATTCCATGCCGTGTTCATCCTCCAGGTACGCGAGAGctgttttaatatttatcagTTTACTGTTGGCCAAACTGATTCTCTATCCTTCATACCTCGTATGTTTTCGGATTTTAGATTGCAAAATGCATACCAATTTTCAGTGGTTCTCATATCCGCATGTTTCATCGACGGTTGCTATGAATTTTTCTACATTGATAAAAGTCTGACTTTTATACAAATATTATACTATTATTTATTTTGGTTTCCGAAGATTTAGCTTCATAAGTAAAACCCAAAAAAACTAtgctttatttttgaattctttgtgATAggtatacaaaaatgatacagacAATCATTAAATTCTAAATCGATTATCCCAAATAAGCtgtatctatattttttttttgagaaatgctCAATCCACGCGAAAATTCATTGGTACCATAGattgaaataattcaaattgtGCCCTTTCTCTGACTGTACAGAAAAATGAATGAAGTCGTGTTATAAAAATATAGACAACTTCACAAAAGTGTGACATTCATCACTCTTAAAACTCACCCCACTCAATCAGTATCTCTCATGCTTCGAGAACCTTGAACCTAGATATACATCATCTCGGCCATACTGGACATTTTCTTCGGGATGTGTACCAATGTCTCGAAGTAACTTGCCATTTCGTCGATTGTGATATCGCAGGGCATTGTACTATTCAGTCGAGCTTGCGTTGAACAGGAAGCAGAAGATGACGGAGACGATGTCATTGGCGAGGTCGACGGTTGATTTCCGGTAGAATTAGAGAGACTCGCAGGATTGGTTGTTGATCCTGATGATGAAGCACCGCCTAGAATGCCTCCACTGCATTGCATaaggctgttgctgttgctgctgctatcCGATTCCAGAGAAGATGTGCTGTTGCAACGTTTCAGCTGACGGGCCTTCCGATTTCGACGGCTGCTGGCAAGATTCGATGTAGACGAACGACATAACTGAAAATCTGACTGTCGCAACACCCGGAAACTATTCTGAGAATAATTGGGAGCCTCTGGAGGCTTTGAGCCGTTCGACTGGTTCTGGGTAGAGAGCGTAAGTTCGCTACATTGCGCCACCAGTAACCTGAAGTCTAACATATCATCGCTGGAATCGTTGGTGAAACATTCCGGTATGTTGTTTTCCGACAGCGAAGGTTTCAACGAGACTGTATTGGAGAGGAACGTATTTGTTGGTGGCTTCTGAACTGCCGTTTCTTTTGTGACTTGATTCTGTTTCAGCACTGATTGGTGCACACATTTCCCAATGTTCTTAAGCATCGATTCCCGTACGACCGCCTTTTTCTCGCCACGAGCCTTATGCTTAAAAGGAGTGGGGTTAATGATACCGTGCTCTAGACTAGAACTGCCTGAATGTTTCCCTGTGATTGATCCTTTTCCAGAAAGGCTTGCGCTACCACCACTTGACATCGTAACTACTCGTTCAGCTCCACACTGACATTGAGATCCGAAAATTTGTTTCACAACAGCTTCGTTTTTCTGAATAGCTTCCAACGATGGATCCGTTAGCTGAAACGGATTTTCTTCACCATTCGATCTGTTTAACGAGACTGGTGCTGCTCTATTCGAAGATAAACCGGATAACATCTGAAGGTGTTTTAGTGTCTCATCAAagcttttttcatttgaatcggacGCCATGGTACCtggggaacaaaaaaaaaccaatatattttttttttgaaatgtttgaaagtGACTTGACATCAACTTCAATTCTCTAGAACAAGGAGCATAGAAATCTAGTTTCAAATCACTCTTTTAgtgttattttagttttgatagaatttttagTTTAGGTATAAGTAGTATATGATTTAGGAACTCCTTAAGCGACTTGACCAGTTGAGTATTAAAGAAATAATGTAAAtagcaaacttatgaaaaaataaaccatcaaataaaatcaaataaagaattgaGCATCTTGCGTCACATAAAATCATTATGGAGCTAGTCGATAAGGTAGTTTAGAGTCGTGCTAAAAATAGCatcataagaagaaaatcaccgtcgcataaaaaaattattaacataaGTAAACTCGAtcaaacaaaactaacaaagcAAACTTTTCAATAGCAAGCTCGAGGTGACGAAGAGTCACATCTAGTGCAATTCGGCGGTAAAATTACTCACCTTCCTGAAACCGCACTGGAGAAAAATCAAACTGGTTTTACCAAAGTGGCTCAGACTAGCCAATCAGAATGgtagtgttgttttttttttattggagatACGCTACAGCTGCACGTCTTCGCTTTATTTCGCCTTCTTTTTCTCACTGCTAGCtagtgctgctgctgatgattaTAGTTTCATATATGGGTATGAAGGCGTTGTTGTTTATTTGGCCCGATGGTGGACTATTGAATCTCTTGTTTGGAACGATCTCTTTTCTTGTTCGTTATGATCACAACTACACTTCACTAGACTTGCTTCACAATCAATCTGTCTGAACGTTCATACCTCAAAGCCTCTGTAATAGTTGCACGAAACGTATAGTAAATCTAGTAGATTTTGATGTCGCAGCAGCAACAAGGAAGTTCATTGACATTCCACCAAGATTCAATGACAATTCTTGAAATGAACGCCTTTTTAGacctgaaatatttcaaaattatgattattgttttttttttttttgaataattaattcAATGTAAACTCATAATCAATTATAGAAAAATACGAGAATATTCCAGAAATTACACAAATCTAACATGGCGCATATAACTTTCGGTGTAATACATCAAACGAAAGTCTACGAGCTTAGAGCTAACTGTTCGATAAACTTTCTACAAATAAACATAGAATAAATAATacgaataaatcaaaataaattatacgtttgattaaataaaatacaaatgcCATATTCACGTTACAGGGCTTTTTACATCTTGTTTAGGTTATGacgtcgaaaaaaaatttttt
This sequence is a window from Uranotaenia lowii strain MFRU-FL chromosome 3, ASM2978415v1, whole genome shotgun sequence. Protein-coding genes within it:
- the LOC129752642 gene encoding uncharacterized protein LOC129752642, whose protein sequence is MASDSNEKSFDETLKHLQMLSGLSSNRAAPVSLNRSNGEENPFQLTDPSLEAIQKNEAVVKQIFGSQCQCGAERVVTMSSGGSASLSGKGSITGKHSGSSSLEHGIINPTPFKHKARGEKKAVVRESMLKNIGKCVHQSVLKQNQVTKETAVQKPPTNTFLSNTVSLKPSLSENNIPECFTNDSSDDMLDFRLLVAQCSELTLSTQNQSNGSKPPEAPNYSQNSFRVLRQSDFQLCRSSTSNLASSRRNRKARQLKRCNSTSSLESDSSSNSNSLMQCSGGILGGASSSGSTTNPASLSNSTGNQPSTSPMTSSPSSSASCSTQARLNSTMPCDITIDEMASYFETLVHIPKKMSSMAEMMYI
- the LOC129752285 gene encoding uncharacterized protein LOC129752285; the protein is MNLITTALLAVALLTVVTKADEWNWLNNGESLMEDLVREKRQGANVTDVADEDILNFILDSGRQGRSLEGFDEVYSDPSVQEALQKSDDTEARNIIKEKLCALGLMQCDGELIDGRRPYLNPQNLIYAQPVALKPVGRPIATIPVRGPPGPPAPGPQYQPQSQKPHQGPYGPPQPMPLPRPQQKVGFASQQVPFNGPNSFNGPSYSGPSYNGPSYSGPGPFPSYASKPPGPIYEGPEIPYEFETPNKPGVIISEGLPIAGKPAVEQHIHHHYHHIEGGTADKTVAVKSPDIITGSAVGGSSSSNLYSSSSNNNLFSSTYGSSNGGFSPSGGKDFDYQDLRGSNSQGFAQQYASYASQTKPVGSSIYNQGPSTFGSSDNTIYGTSSNSNNNGFNGLSGSYQQSSHASNPNLYKKELNVNGAAGLNSFGADYSKYSQQYNGQYSNNQFNQQQFGSSGQSQYAGNNQYGSSGQFGGAANNRFEDCICVPYEQCPAQDVVGRRDDLILPLDPRNLKTDIEAEIEKVVITDGNGTMTIVHVPKNATVAQARSANVTETAEKKVTKRDTTASKKSDDDKATGEARLLGGGHHGEGGGGGGKKVVPTFGVSFGLPVPSYPPNPFGPHPGVNPYFGSIGYNGLNLGLVNVNPLFSFQVTKDEYGDKVVKPLVNLHVTPTENIVHKVGSLLAHKKQNILHVFNQHDHVHNHYGYPPPPPIYRPPHGPPPFVNGPPHSFGPPHSFGPTGPNLIFTKPPGPVYSGPPGPIYNRPPGPPFIPNGPPPPYYGPGPRPPFYRDASPGSDVELDYDPTEVGRTANVSLQQQAAFGTPFNYQSIYPQNQPGQLNDNRIDYARQYQNYQHGNNARLPPTQTIPTPAPGHSEGSNIVSFPRSRRSTDVSVPDSLEPQETLAIVEGNRGPAEQVEVQEKSITAEKRQAYYGARPQ